In one window of Penaeus monodon isolate SGIC_2016 chromosome 36, NSTDA_Pmon_1, whole genome shotgun sequence DNA:
- the LOC119595749 gene encoding ATP-dependent DNA helicase PIF1-like, translating to MKTPDKEPSLQAPILPCTLVVETLNAGGTVKKSTTYKQIKLILGRNEFRDLILRLDSPKHSVKFSLREFVLHKRFLKEGKATISLKDANLNLMIANAPPNQLLVFMKTLAGKHAVTGVNGGVINARKRLLSTVPKSFEEISPLTFNEYETVRKNGGKMPLKERAANVPDASPVSSKRKRDSKDTSGSSTPKAPRFLNPLVLTSEQKRVLQVVQSGLNVFFTGSAGTGKSFLLKRIVGALPPDVTFVTASTGVAACQIGGTTLHAFAGIGSGKASVEQCIQLASRRVIAQQWKKCKHLVVDEVSMVDGDFFTKLEAVGRAVRGNDKPFGGIQLILCGDFLQLPPVTRPGEKRVFCFQTSAWDRCINLSMELTDVRRQDDQEFIDILQAIRLGRCNEEMVERLKQTEKNTVERDGIKATRLCTHREDVNHINQEHLKKLTGDTQVFQAVDSDPGLSSLLDSQTPVVAKLTLKVGAQVMLMKNLDVGQGLVNGARGVVTGFKMGKEGNPVVRFLCGVTTEVKHEKWTVKGSGGIYLHRRQLPLKLAWAFSIHKSQGMTLDCAEMSLSRVFEAGQAYVALSRARNLTSIRVLDFGPECVRAHPDVLKFYQGLRRARYEEQQSIMQYL from the exons ATGAAGACCCCAGACAAGGAACCATCATTACAAGCACCCATTTTACCTTGCACTTTAGTTGTGGAGACTCTTAATGCTGGGGGCACGGTGAAAAAGTCGACTACTTACAAACAGATAAAACTAATCTTGGGTCGAAATGAATTCAG GGACCTGATCCTGCGCCTAGATTCCCCAAAACACTCTGTCAAATTTTCATTGAGGGAATTTGTACTCCATAAGCGATTCTTGAAGGAGGGGAAAGCCACCATCAGTCTGAAGGATGCAAACTTAAACTTGATGATCGCAAATGCCCCTCCAAATCAGCTGCTTGTCTTTATGAAGACACTGGCAGGGAAGCACGCGGTAACCGGTGTAAATGGTGGTGTGATTAACGCGAGAAAACGTCTTCTATCAACCGTTCCGAAAAGCTTTGAGGAAATCAGTCCTCTTACTTTTAAT gAGTATGAAACAGTGAGGAAAAATGGAGGCAAAATGCCACTGAAGGAGAGAGCTGCAAATGTTCCAGATGCTTCCCCTGTTTCTAGTAAGCGTAAAAGGGATTCAAAG gACACCTCAGGATCCTCAACACCTAAGGCTCCCCGTTTTCTTAACCCTCTAGTCCTTACATCTGAACAGAAACGTGTGTTGCAAGTTGTACAGTCTGgcctaaatgtattttttactg GGAGTGCTGGTACTGGCAAAAGTTTTTTGCTGAAGCGCATTGTTGGTGCTCTTCCTCCTGATGTTACTTTTGTGACTGCAAGTACGGGTGTTGCTGCCTGTCAGATTGGGGGAACTACATTGCATGCATTTGCAG GCATAGGCAGTGGCAAAGCTTCTGTTGAGCAGTGCATCCAGCTGGCATCAAGAAGAGTAATAGCTCAGCAGTGGAAGAAATGTAAACATCTTGTTGTCGATGAAGTGTCAATGGTTGACGGTGATTTTTTCACT AAACTGGAAGCAGTAGGAAGAGCAGTAAGAGGAAATGACAAGCCTTTTGGTGGAATCCAGCTAATTTTGTGTGGGGATTTCTTGCAACTTCCTCCTGTTACCAGGCCTGGGGAGAAACGCGTCTTCTGCTTCCAGACATCTGCTTGGGATCGCTGTATCAACCTTAGCATGGAGCTAACTGATGTGCGGAGACAAGATGACCAAGAGTTTATTGATATACTGCAGGCTATTCGGCTGGGAAG GTGCAATGAAGAAATGGTAGAGCGTTTAAAACAAACCGAGAAGAACACTGTAGAAAGGGATGGTATTAAGGCTACTAGGCTATGTACTCATCGCGAAGATGTGAATCACATTAATCAAGAACATCTAAAAAAATTAACAG GTGATACTCAGGTTTTCCAGGCCGTTGATAGTGATCCTGGTCTGTCATCTTTACTTGATTCTCAAACCCCTGTTGTAGCTAAGTTAACCCTCAAAGTTGGTGCTCAAGTCATGTTGATGAAGAATCTCGATGTTGGCCAAGGCTTGGTCAATGGTGCAAGAGGAGTTGTTACAGGCTTCAAGATGGGTAAAGAAG gGAACCCTGTTGTAAGATTTTTATGTGGTGTCACGACGGAAGTCAAGCATGAGAAATGGACAGTCAAAGGTTCTGGTGGTATATATCTACACAGAAGACAACTCCCTTTGAAGCTGGCGTGGGCTTTCTCTATTCATAAGTCGCAA GGAATGACTCTAGACTGTGCAGAAATGTCTCTCTCGAGGGTATTTGAAGCGGGTCAAGCCTATGTTGCCCTGTCACGTGCAAGAAACTTGACGAGCATCCGTGTGCTGGACTTTGGACCAGAATGTGTGCGAGCTCATCCTGATGTTCTCAAATTCTACCAGGGTCTGAGAAGAGCCCGTTACGAGGAACAGCAATCTATAATGCAATATCTTTAA
- the LOC119595751 gene encoding uncharacterized protein LOC119595751, which produces MEVDQRQNVKKLSKGVLDLKFMKKSKEKAVLQEENEERQQLYQDQLSLLHKGADRIVMVDSYFDCMDFLPCRLSFGGMDPDIEKLNEDKLTGVYKPERILPVPSKGDGIEEDVTAEEIAENYSKLLGNKAKQFTKRKSDHNEFENGDDSQKNKYFKGNATRGKRPMFTNREYMNPQGRGGFTNKGKGDFNNRGQGDFSNRGQGDFRGRGRGDFRGRGRGDFSNRGRGDFSNRGRGDFGNRGRGSYDDKRGECGQNNERNFSPGLKKLKFMNPQE; this is translated from the exons ATGGAGGTTGATCAGAGACAAAATGTTAAAAAACTTTCGAAAGGAGTTTTAGACTTGAAG TTCatgaaaaagagtaaagaaaaggcAGTGctacaagaagaaaatgaagagcggCAGCAGCTTTACCAGGACCAACTATCATTACTGCATAAAGGAGC GGACCGTATTGTTATGGTTGACTCATATTTTGACTGTATGGACTTTTTACCCTGCCGTTTGTCTTTTGGTGGAATGGACCCAGATATTGAGAAGCTTAATGAGGACAAGTTAACTGGAGTATACAAACCTGAAAG GATTTTACCTGTACCCAGTAAGGGGGATGGAATAGAGGAGGATGTGACAGCAGAAGAGATAGCAGAGAATTATAGCAAGCTGCTAGGCAACAAGGCTAAGCAATTTACAAAAAGAAAGAGTGACCACAATGAatttgaaaatggtgatgattctCAGAAAAATAAATACTTCAAAGGAAATGCAACCAGAGGAAAGAGGCCGATGTTTACAAACAGAGAGTATATGAACCCTCAAGGCAGGGGAGGGTTTACAAATAAGGGTAAAGGGGATTTCAACAACAGAGGCCAGGGGGATTTCAGCAACAGAGGCCAGGGGGATTTCAGAGGCAGGGGTAGAGGTGATTtcagagggaggggcagaggggattTCAGCAACAGGGGCAGAGGGGATTTCAGCAACAGGGGCAGAGGGGATTTCGGCAACAGAGGTAGAGGTTCCTATGATGACAAGAGAGGAGAATGTGGtcagaataatgaaagaaattttaGTCCAGGTCTAAAGAAATTAAAGTTCATGAATCCCCAAGAATGA
- the LOC119595753 gene encoding gem-associated protein 2-like — MVVEKEDEENEEKREGIVEEKEEKEEKEKEEEEKEEKASQEDRSEEDGANSTEKTEKKSEGASDCLHASEFLDSLLGTEQIRLFNLELDPNERTNIASSKPEVVKLLLALLLQEMDTRYVDADLLPNDPRANPKYWHNFWSPGWCRAK; from the exons atggtggtagagaaggaagatgaagaaaatgaggaaaaacgaGAGGGTAtagtagaggaaaaagaggagaaggaggagaaggaaaaagaagaagaagagaaggaggagaaagcctCACAAGAAGACAGAAGCGAAGAGGATGGAGCAAATAGCACGGAAAAGACTGAGAAGAAATCTGAAGGCGCGAGCGACTGCCTTCACGCGAGCGAGTTTCTGGATTCACTGCTTGGCACCGAACAGATCAGACTCTTCAACTTAGAGC TCGACCCAAACGAACGCACGAACATCGCCTCAAGCAAACCCGAAGTCGTGAAGCTCCTGCTGGCCCTCCTCCTGCAGGAGATGGACACCCGCTATGTGGACGCCGACCTGCTTCCCAATGACCCTCGCGCTAACCCCAAATACTGGCATAACTTCTGGTCGCCGGGATGGTGCAGGGccaagtga
- the LOC119595752 gene encoding arylsulfatase B-like: MRSRTWCFMVLSLTAIGGGSSDAAPPPQGQPHLVLIVADDLGWNDVSWHNPQVLTPNLENLARTGVILEQSYVQPICTPTRSALLTGRYPFTLGRQHGVLWPKEPTGLTLKATLLPESLKKVGYSTHAVGKWHLGFCSWRYTPTRRGFDTFYGYYTGAEDYFHHFRLQMGRKEMPNFVKYPSHKTKEGTRFGYDFRNNTTPDLSVDGTYSTYALASYVENLLASRSPRDPMFLYLPFQSVHSPLQVPENYTRPYWHIKHKERRTKLGMVTAMDEAVGRVVAALKSSGHYNNSVIVFTTDNGGPTVSAGNNWPLRGNKSTLWEGGTRGAAFVHSPLLQTPGTVSHKLIHVTDWYKTFMGLAGGEAPKDTDGFDQWAALDGLSKSPRTHMIYNIDNTTTFSAGIRFGDYKLLVGNPGPGEWTPPPEDTQDTNSTVNHSLFHPSPNPAGDHSTVQDLVSTHTNRTHLTASNASSLLEGAVAVDSEDNGILGIINNSTSNDWNPPLNNGLSLSEYNDEEEERDGKEEEEEKVVEDGDEDEDEDEEEKEKEK, translated from the exons GACGACCTGG GCTGGAACGACGTCTCCTGGCACAACCCTCAAGTGCTCACCCCCAATCTGGAGAATCTCGCCCGAACAGGGGTCATCCTCGAACAGTCTTACGTCCAGCCGATCTGCACGCCGACGAGGTCAGCGCTTCTCACAGGGCGCTACCCTTTCACGCTGGGTAGACAG CATGGCGTGTTGTGGCCGAAGGAACCCACGGGCCTCACCCTGAAAGCCACCCTCCTTCCAGAGTCCCTGAAGAAAGTGGGTTATTCCACTCACGCCGTTGGCAA ATGGCATCTAGGATTCTGCAGCTGGCGTTACACTCCAACCAGGAGGGGCTTCGACACCTTCTACGGCTACTACACGGGCGCCGAGGACTACTTCCATCACTTCCGACTTCAGATGGGCCGGAAGGAAATGCCAAACTTCGTGAAGTATCCGTCACATAAAA CGAAGGAAGGCACCAGATTTGGCTACGACTTCAGGAATAACACGACACCGGACTTGAGTGTGGATGGAACTTACTCCACG TACGCCCTCGCATCCTACGTGGAGAATCTTCTAGCGTCTCGGAGTCCTAGAGATCCTATGTTCCTGTACCTGCCCTTCCAGAGCGTCCACTCCCCCTTGCAGGTCCCTGAGAACTACACGCGTCCTTATTGGCATATCAAGCACAAGGAACGCAGAACAAAGCTCG GTATGGTGACGGCCATGGACGAGGCGGTCGGGCGGGTGGTGGCGGCGCTCAAGTCTTCTGGCCACTACAATAACTCCGTTATCGTTTTTACGACTGAT AACGGCGGCCCAACTGTGAGCGCCGGAAACAACTGGCCTCTGAGGGGGAACAAGTCAACGCTTTGGGAAGGAGGCACAAGGGGCGCCGCCTTTGTACACTCGCCTCTCCTGCAGACCCCCGGAACTGTCTCCCATAA ACTGATTCACGTGACGGACTGGTACAAGACCTTCATGGGACTGGCAGGCGGAGAGGCACCTAAGGACACGGACGGGTTCGACCAGTGGGCTGCGCTCGACGGTCTCTCCAAGTCCCCACGGACACATATGATCTACAACATCGACAACACCACAACTTTTAGCGCAGGcataag gtttGGCGACTACAAATTACTTGTTGGCAACCCGGGACCTGGAGAGTGGACGCCACCCCCTGAAGACACCCAGGATACAAACTCTACGGTGAAccactccctctttcacccctcccctaaccccgcTGGAGATCATTCGACCGTTCAAGACCTCGTTTCCACACACACGAACCGCACTCACTTAACAGCTTCCAACGCCAGCAGTCTCCTAGAGGGAGCTGTCGCCGTGGATTCTGAGGATAATGGCATCCTTGGTATCATAAATAACAGTACAAGCAACGACTGGAACCCTCCGCTGAACAATGGTTTGTCTTTATCTGAGTATAACgatgaggaagaggagcgagatgggaaggaagaggaagaggaaaaggtggtggaggatggggatgaggatgaggatgaggatgaggaggagaaggagaaggagaag